A single region of the Raphanus sativus cultivar WK10039 chromosome 1, ASM80110v3, whole genome shotgun sequence genome encodes:
- the LOC108809619 gene encoding uncharacterized protein LOC108809619, with the protein MERSREELEASNNGGSSPNKITGSLDVGEEVKYPPLNLALTITPEFIKQIESLQQQQQQQHQSNPTPPGKTKPMSFPITKITIGEWTHKAVYEQDLKAKIYFRHKKIMWECLEDVTTAAAETTRRKRKIEMRWGDVLSLKPWYHPHDQTGILSVELRKPPTFFIETNNPQALTHTLWQKLDQDFTLNHAASRNRMHTLHFATGVLQENMKKLVSGDRFWSQLFKVNFPTREDLYFDTSYGNGNSENNMMAEREIREREKEVVPHSMKRSREELEASNNGGSSPDKVKSGPLNLALTITPDFVKQIESLQQQQQQHQSNSTPLQQQQEQQSNSTPPEKTKPMSFPISKITIGEWTRDAVYEQDLKAKIYFPHKKIMWECLEDVTTAAAETTRRKRKIEMQWCDVLSLKPWYHPDDQTGILSVELRKPPTFFIETNPQALTHTLWQKLDQDFTLNHSASRNRMHTLHFAPGVLQKSMKKLVAGDRFWSQLINVKFPTLYDLYFNDIGYGDGKSNMMATQFNGSHESSNN; encoded by the exons ATGGAGAGATCCCGAGAAGAACTTGAAGCTTCCAACAATGGCGGATCATCACCGAACAAGATCACTGGATCTCTTGATGTTGGTGAAGAG gttaaGTACCCACCTTTAAACTTGGCTCTAACAATCACTCCAGAGTTTATCAAGCAGATTGAATCACtccaacagcaacaacaacaacaacatcagtCCAACCCAACTCCTCCTGGAAAGACAAAACCAATGAGTTTTCCAATCACAAAGATCACAATTGGTGAATGGACCCACAAAGCAGTATACGAGCAGGATCTCAAGGCTAAAATCTATTTTCGACATAAAAAGATCATGTGGGAGTGTCTCGAAGACGTaacaacagcagcagcagaaacaacgagaaggaagaggaagattGAGATGCGATGGGGTGATGTCTTGTCTCTTAAACCATGGTATCATCCACATGATCAAACCGGAATCCTTAGTGTCGAG TTGAGAAAACCTCCAACGTTCTTCATAGAGACTAATAATCCACAGGCGCTAACACACACTCTGTGGCAAAAGTTGGATCAAGATTTCACACTTAATCACGCTGCTTCCCGTAACag GATGCATACACTTCATTTTGCTACTGGAGTTCTGCAAGAGAATATGAAGAAGCTTGTGTCAGGCGATAGGTTTTGGTCACAACTGTTCAAAGTCAATTTCCCAACTCGAGAAGATCTTTACTTCGACACTAGCTATGGAAATGGAAACAGTGAGAACAACATGATGGCAGAGAGAgagatcagagagagagagaaagaggtgGTTCCACATTCGATGAAGAGATCCCGAGAAGAACTTGAAGCTTCCAACAATGGCGGATCGTCACCGGACAAG gtaaaGAGTGGACCTTTAAACTTGGCTCTAACAATCACTCCAGACTTTGTCAAGCAGATTGAATcactccaacaacaacaacaacaacatcagtCCAACTCAACTCCactccaacaacaacaagaacaacagTCCAACTCAACTCCGCCTGAAAAAACAAAACCTATGAGTTTTCCAATCTCAAAGATCACAATTGGTGAATGGACCCGCGACGCAGTCTACGAGCAGGATCTCAAGGCTAAAATCTATTTTCCACATAAAAAGATCATGTGGGAGTGTCTCGAAGACGTaacaacagcagcagcagaaacaacgagaaggaagaggaagattGAGATGCAATGGTGTGATGTCTTGTCTCTTAAACCATGGTATCATCCAGATGATCAAACCGGAATCCTGAGTGTCGAG TTGAGAAAACCTCCAACGTTCTTCATAGAGACTAATCCACAGGCGCTAACACACACTCTGTGGCAAAAGTTGGATCAAGATTTCACACTTAATCACTCTGCTTCTCGtaacag GATGCATACACTTCATTTTGCTCCTGGAGTTCTGCAAAAGAGTATGAAGAAGCTTGTGGCAGGCGATAGGTTTTGGTCACAACTGATCAACGTTAAGTTTCCAACTCTGTATGATCTTTACTTCAACGACATTGGCTATGGAGACGGCAAGAGCAACATGATGGCAACACAGTTCAACGGTAGCCACGAGAGCAGCAACAATTAA
- the LOC108844089 gene encoding uncharacterized protein LOC108844089 — MSFSVVLFHNPYSATQTLPFTTIFTISSSSFRPRRRLSSSTNRIFPINQPKPITKTLQTQTLAARDTIIDFGKHKGKMLGSLPSSYLKWVSKNLRAGDTEYWAKLADEVLEDDVYKDRIEWEFAEKVLHGSDESIKEKQNRGDVSSVSMLLEISERFGWDNEDKIGWSKVNFELLGTSRGGRIPRLGESRGDMVRRRRREVKKKEGEEEDGSGWRRRERRERMRQSLGREKENVDGKTVNRSDQKGVLGRLEEVEKQIEPKIHSPFPGRESLLKKVMNKRRSQ; from the coding sequence ATGAGTTTCTCGGTGGTCTTGTTCCACAATCCCTACTCTGCAACACAAACCTTACCCTTCACTACCATCTTCAcaatctcatcatcatcttttagaccaagaagaagactatcttCTTCAACAAATCGCATCTTCCCTATCAACCAACCAAAACCCATAACCAAAACGctccaaacccaaaccctagcCGCCAGAGACACAATCATAGACTTCGGCAAGCACAAGGGCAAAATGCTCGGCTCTTTGCCTTCCTCTTACCTCAAATGGGTCTCCAAGAATCTACGCGCAGGAGACACTGAGTACTGGGCAAAGCTTGCAGACGAAGTGCTCGAGGACGATGTTTATAAAGACAGAATTGAGTGGGAGTTTGCAGAGAAAGTCCTCCATGGAAGTGATGAGAGCATCAAAGAGAAGCAAAACAGAGGAGATGTAAGCTCTGTTTCCATGTTGTTGGAGATTAGCGAGAGGTTTGGTTGGGACAATGAGGATAAGATTGGTTGGAGCAAAGTCAACTTCGAGCTTTTGGGGACAAGCAGAGGTGGTCGAATTCCTAGGTTAGGAGAGAGTAGAGGAGATatggtaagaagaagaagaagagaggtcaAGAAGAAGGAGGGAGAGGAGGAAGATGGTAGTGGGTGGAGGAGAAGAGAGAGGCGTGAGAGGATGAGGCAGAGTCTTGGGAGAGAGAAGGAGAATGTTGATGGCAAAACTGTGAATAGGAGTGATCAGAAGGGTGTTTTGGGAAGGTTAGAAGAAGTAGAGAAGCAAATTGAGCCAAAGATTCATAGTCCATTCCCAGGACGTGAGTCTCTGTTGAAGAAAGTTATGAACAAGAGAAGGTCTCAATGA